The proteins below are encoded in one region of Streptomyces roseirectus:
- the rplL gene encoding 50S ribosomal protein L7/L12 translates to MALTQDELLAEFENMTLIQLAEFVKAFEDKFEVTAAAAAPVVVAGGAASGGAEAVEEKDEFDVILTGAGDKKIQVIKVVRELTSLGLKEAKDLVDGAPKPVVEKVNKEAADKAKEALEGAGASVEVK, encoded by the coding sequence ATGGCGCTCACCCAGGACGAACTGCTTGCCGAGTTCGAGAACATGACCCTGATCCAGCTCGCCGAGTTCGTGAAGGCGTTCGAGGACAAGTTCGAGGTCACCGCCGCCGCTGCCGCGCCGGTCGTCGTCGCCGGTGGCGCCGCCTCCGGTGGTGCCGAGGCCGTCGAGGAGAAGGACGAGTTCGACGTCATCCTCACCGGTGCCGGCGACAAGAAGATCCAGGTCATCAAGGTCGTGCGTGAGCTGACCTCCCTGGGCCTCAAGGAGGCCAAGGACCTGGTCGACGGTGCGCCGAAGCCGGTCGTCGAGAAGGTCAACAAGGAAGCCGCTGACAAGGCGAAGGAAGCCCTTGAGGGCGCCGGCGCCTCGGTCGAGGTCAAGTAA
- a CDS encoding amidohydrolase family protein yields MPDSQPQPSPSSPSGGQQDPSALLLCGARLTDGRTVDVRLGGGRIEAVGTAGSLTVAPARGSRVDLSGYLLLPAPAEPHAHADTALSADTDGPVSYAPEDVQRRATEAALLQLGHGSTAMRAHVRVGDVQGLGALGAVLQARRSLRGLAELTTVAVPRLLTGVAGADGLAMLRDALKMGASVVGGCPDLDPDPTGYVEAVLEVAAEHGCPVDLHTDAADPGRLARLAAQCGGLRPGVTLGPCGALPAEHASRTADQLAAAGVTVVCLPQGSCGAVTGRGAAPVRFLRAAGVRVAAGSGALRDVSNPVGRGDPLEAAYLLASREGLRPEDAYDAVSASARAVLGLPEVRVEAGFPAELLAVRGERLAGALSLAYSRIVIHRGRVVARTSAVREYCNSAAAAELGLPRQGRGEVS; encoded by the coding sequence ATGCCCGACAGTCAGCCGCAGCCGTCCCCTTCGTCACCCTCCGGCGGGCAGCAGGACCCGTCGGCCCTCCTGCTGTGCGGCGCCCGGCTCACCGACGGCCGGACCGTGGACGTCCGGCTGGGCGGCGGGCGGATCGAGGCGGTCGGCACGGCGGGCAGTCTGACCGTCGCCCCCGCGCGCGGGTCGCGCGTGGACCTCTCCGGCTACCTCCTGCTGCCCGCCCCCGCCGAACCGCACGCCCACGCGGACACCGCCCTGTCCGCCGACACGGACGGCCCCGTGTCGTACGCCCCCGAGGACGTCCAGCGGCGTGCCACCGAAGCGGCCCTCCTGCAACTCGGCCACGGATCGACGGCCATGCGCGCGCACGTACGCGTGGGCGACGTCCAGGGGCTCGGCGCGCTGGGCGCCGTCCTCCAGGCGCGCCGTTCGCTGCGCGGGCTCGCCGAGTTGACGACGGTCGCGGTGCCCCGGCTGCTGACCGGGGTGGCCGGCGCGGACGGGCTCGCGATGCTGCGGGACGCGCTCAAGATGGGCGCCTCGGTGGTGGGCGGCTGTCCCGACCTCGACCCGGATCCGACGGGGTACGTCGAGGCCGTCCTGGAGGTCGCCGCCGAGCACGGCTGCCCGGTCGACCTGCACACCGACGCGGCCGACCCCGGCCGGCTCGCCCGCCTCGCCGCGCAGTGCGGGGGTCTGCGGCCCGGCGTCACGCTCGGTCCGTGCGGCGCGCTGCCCGCCGAGCACGCCTCCCGTACGGCCGATCAGCTCGCCGCCGCGGGCGTCACCGTCGTCTGTCTCCCCCAGGGCTCCTGTGGGGCCGTGACGGGCCGTGGGGCGGCTCCTGTGCGGTTCCTGCGGGCGGCGGGGGTGCGGGTCGCCGCGGGGAGCGGCGCGCTGCGGGACGTCTCCAACCCGGTGGGGCGGGGGGATCCGCTGGAGGCCGCGTATCTGCTGGCCTCCCGTGAAGGGCTGCGTCCCGAGGACGCGTACGACGCCGTCAGCGCGTCCGCGCGTGCGGTGCTCGGGTTGCCCGAGGTGCGGGTGGAGGCAGGGTTTCCGGCCGAGTTGCTGGCGGTTCGGGGGGAGCGGCTGGCGGGGGCGCTGTCGCTCGCGTACAGCCGGATCGTGATTCACCGGGGGCGGGTGGTGGCTCGGACGAGTGCGGTGCGGGAGTACTGCAATTCGGCTGCGGCGGCGGAGTTGGGGCTGCCTCGGCAGGGGCGGGGGGAGGTGTCGTGA
- a CDS encoding TetR/AcrR family transcriptional regulator: MEPRPTRARILDAAHDLMRTAGLARATTKEIARVAGCSEAALYKHFDSKEELFVQVLKERLPRLTPLLSSLAAEPGRGTLEENLTGIAFEAALFYDESFPIAASLYAENRLKRRHDEAMREKGTGAHIPIDLLATYLRAEQALGRVRPDADVHAAASLLLGACVHRAFAYDAADARPDPSAFAASLTRTLLAGITGDEAAGDTGTTEIAGSAEIPGTTSTV, translated from the coding sequence ATGGAGCCCAGGCCCACCCGAGCACGCATCCTCGACGCCGCCCACGACCTCATGCGTACAGCGGGGCTCGCGCGGGCCACGACCAAGGAGATCGCGCGGGTCGCCGGCTGCTCCGAGGCGGCCCTCTACAAGCACTTCGACAGCAAGGAGGAGCTGTTCGTGCAGGTCCTCAAGGAACGCCTGCCCCGGCTCACCCCCCTCCTGTCCAGCCTCGCCGCCGAGCCCGGCCGGGGGACCCTGGAGGAGAACCTGACCGGGATCGCCTTCGAAGCGGCCCTCTTCTACGACGAGAGCTTCCCGATCGCCGCCTCCCTCTACGCCGAGAACCGGCTCAAGCGGCGGCACGACGAGGCGATGCGGGAGAAGGGCACCGGCGCGCACATCCCCATCGACCTCCTGGCGACGTACCTCCGCGCGGAACAGGCCCTGGGCCGCGTCCGCCCCGACGCCGACGTCCACGCCGCCGCGTCCCTCCTCCTCGGCGCCTGCGTCCACCGCGCCTTCGCCTACGACGCCGCCGACGCCCGCCCCGACCCCTCCGCCTTCGCAGCAAGCCTCACGCGCACGCTGCTCGCGGGCATCACCGGGGACGAGGCTGCCGGGGACACCGGAACCACCGAAATCGCCGGATCAGCCGAAATCCCCGGAACGACCAGCACCGTGTAA
- a CDS encoding MaoC family dehydratase N-terminal domain-containing protein gives MALDQSFVGRTYPPTEPYEVGREKIREFAVAVGDDHPAYTDPEAAKALGHPDVIAPPTFVFSITFKAAGQVVEDPQLGLDYSRVVHGDQKFAYVRPVRAGDRLSVTTTIEAIKSMAGNDILDIRGEVHDEAGEHVVTAWTKLVARAVAEEA, from the coding sequence ATGGCGCTCGACCAGTCCTTCGTGGGGCGGACCTACCCGCCCACCGAGCCCTACGAGGTGGGCCGGGAGAAGATCCGCGAGTTCGCGGTGGCGGTCGGTGACGACCATCCCGCGTACACGGACCCCGAGGCCGCGAAGGCGCTCGGCCACCCCGATGTGATCGCTCCGCCGACCTTCGTGTTCTCCATCACGTTCAAGGCCGCGGGGCAGGTCGTCGAGGATCCCCAGCTGGGCCTGGACTACAGCCGTGTCGTGCACGGTGACCAGAAGTTCGCCTACGTCCGTCCCGTGCGCGCGGGCGACAGGCTGAGCGTGACCACCACCATCGAGGCGATCAAGTCGATGGCCGGCAACGACATCCTGGACATCCGCGGCGAGGTCCACGACGAGGCCGGCGAGCACGTCGTGACCGCCTGGACGAAGCTCGTGGCCCGCGCGGTCGCCGAGGAGGCGTGA
- the secE gene encoding preprotein translocase subunit SecE: MADAVGSIDTPDAQDEAPESKKKARKGGKRAKRGPLKRLALFYRQIVAELRKVVWPTRNQLSTYTTVVIVFVVIMIGLVTVIDYGLSHAAKYVFG, translated from the coding sequence ATGGCGGATGCCGTGGGCTCCATCGACACGCCTGATGCCCAGGACGAAGCGCCTGAGAGCAAGAAGAAGGCGCGTAAGGGCGGCAAGCGCGCCAAGAGAGGCCCGCTGAAGCGTCTGGCCCTCTTCTACCGCCAGATCGTCGCGGAGCTGCGCAAGGTAGTCTGGCCGACGCGCAACCAGCTCAGCACCTACACCACCGTGGTGATCGTCTTCGTGGTGATCATGATCGGTCTGGTCACGGTGATCGACTATGGCCTCAGCCACGCCGCCAAGTACGTCTTCGGCTGA
- a CDS encoding MaoC family dehydratase, with protein sequence MTAKIAYDDVEVGTELPARSFPVTRATLVRYAGASGDFNPIHWNEKFAKEVGLPDVIAHGMFTMAEAVRVVTDWAGDPGAVVDYGVRFTKPVVVPNDDEGAVIEVTGKVGAKLDDNTVRVDLVVTSAGQKVLGMPRAVVRLA encoded by the coding sequence ATGACGGCGAAGATCGCTTACGACGACGTCGAGGTCGGCACCGAACTGCCCGCGCGGTCCTTTCCCGTGACGCGCGCCACGCTCGTGCGGTACGCGGGCGCCTCCGGGGACTTCAACCCCATCCACTGGAACGAGAAGTTCGCCAAGGAGGTGGGCCTCCCGGACGTCATCGCGCACGGCATGTTCACCATGGCCGAGGCGGTCCGTGTCGTCACCGACTGGGCCGGCGACCCGGGCGCGGTCGTCGACTACGGCGTGCGCTTCACCAAGCCGGTCGTCGTCCCCAACGACGACGAGGGCGCGGTCATCGAGGTCACCGGCAAGGTCGGCGCCAAGCTCGACGACAACACCGTCCGCGTCGACCTGGTCGTCACCAGCGCCGGACAGAAGGTCCTCGGGATGCCCCGGGCGGTCGTCCGCCTGGCCTGA
- the nusG gene encoding transcription termination/antitermination protein NusG produces MSDQNLNDDREAVETVESVDDELDIVEGADEDLDEVEAADAEAGEAAEEDAVHLDEEALEEDGGEGEGDEDDESGGDVETEPVDPVEALREELRTLPGEWYVIHTYAGYENRVKTNLEQRAVSLNVEDFIFQAEVPQEEVAQIKNGERKTIRQNKLPGYVLVRMDLTNESWGVVRNTPGVTGFVGNAYDPYPLTLDEIVKMLAPEAEEKAAREAAEAEGKPAPARKVEVQVLDFEVGDSVTVTDGPFATLQATINEINADSKKVKGLVEIFGRETPVELSFDQIQKN; encoded by the coding sequence GTGTCTGACCAGAACCTGAACGACGACCGCGAAGCTGTCGAGACCGTCGAGTCCGTCGACGACGAGCTCGACATCGTCGAGGGCGCGGACGAGGACCTGGACGAGGTCGAGGCTGCCGACGCCGAGGCCGGCGAGGCCGCTGAAGAGGACGCCGTCCACCTCGACGAGGAAGCCCTCGAAGAGGACGGCGGCGAGGGCGAGGGCGACGAGGACGACGAGTCCGGCGGTGACGTCGAGACCGAGCCCGTCGACCCCGTCGAGGCCCTGCGCGAGGAGCTGCGCACGCTCCCCGGCGAGTGGTACGTCATCCACACGTACGCCGGTTACGAGAACCGCGTGAAGACCAACCTGGAGCAGCGCGCCGTCTCGCTGAACGTCGAGGACTTCATCTTCCAGGCCGAGGTGCCGCAGGAAGAGGTCGCCCAGATCAAGAACGGCGAGCGCAAGACGATCCGGCAGAACAAGCTGCCCGGGTACGTCCTCGTCCGGATGGACCTCACCAACGAGTCCTGGGGCGTCGTCCGCAACACCCCCGGTGTCACCGGGTTCGTGGGCAACGCGTACGACCCCTACCCGCTGACGCTGGACGAGATCGTCAAGATGCTCGCGCCCGAGGCGGAGGAGAAGGCGGCCCGTGAGGCGGCCGAGGCCGAGGGCAAGCCGGCGCCCGCGCGCAAGGTCGAGGTCCAGGTGCTGGACTTCGAGGTGGGCGACTCGGTGACGGTGACCGACGGTCCGTTCGCCACGCTGCAGGCCACGATCAACGAGATCAACGCCGACTCCAAGAAGGTCAAGGGCCTGGTGGAGATCTTCGGCCGCGAGACGCCGGTCGAGCTGTCCTTCGACCAGATCCAGAAGAACTAG
- the rplK gene encoding 50S ribosomal protein L11, protein MPPKKKKVTGLIKLQINAGAANPAPPVGPALGQHGVNIMEFCKAYNAATESQRGWVIPVEITVYEDRSFTFVTKTPPAAKMILKAAGVEKGSGEPHKTKVAKITEAQVREIATTKLPDLNANDLDAAAKIIAGTARSMGVVVEG, encoded by the coding sequence ATGCCTCCCAAGAAGAAGAAGGTCACGGGGCTCATCAAGCTCCAGATCAACGCCGGTGCGGCGAACCCCGCCCCGCCGGTCGGCCCCGCGCTCGGTCAGCACGGTGTCAACATCATGGAGTTCTGCAAGGCGTACAACGCCGCGACCGAGTCGCAGCGTGGCTGGGTCATCCCGGTGGAGATCACGGTCTACGAGGACCGTTCCTTCACCTTCGTGACCAAGACGCCGCCGGCCGCGAAGATGATCCTCAAGGCCGCGGGTGTCGAGAAGGGCTCCGGCGAGCCGCACAAGACCAAGGTCGCCAAGATCACCGAGGCGCAGGTCCGCGAGATCGCCACGACCAAGCTCCCCGACCTCAACGCCAACGACCTGGACGCCGCCGCGAAGATCATCGCCGGTACCGCGCGTTCCATGGGCGTCGTCGTCGAGGGCTGA
- the rpmG gene encoding 50S ribosomal protein L33 has protein sequence MAATDVRPKITLACVECKERNYITKKNRRNNPDRLEMKKHCPRCNAHTAHRETR, from the coding sequence GTGGCTGCCACCGACGTCCGCCCGAAGATCACGCTGGCCTGCGTGGAGTGCAAGGAGCGGAACTACATCACCAAGAAGAACCGGCGTAACAACCCGGACCGACTGGAGATGAAGAAGCACTGCCCGCGTTGCAACGCGCACACCGCGCACCGCGAAACGCGATAA
- a CDS encoding UDP-N-acetylmuramate dehydrogenase yields the protein MLELLDAPLAPLTTFRLGGPAARLVTATTDAEVIEAVREADAAGAPLLVVGGGSNLVIGDKGFAGTALRIATRGFELRGTTLELAAGEVWTDAVARVVDAGLAGIECLAGIPGSAGATPIQNVGAYGQEVASTVTEVVAYDRRAGETVTLTNAECAFSYRHSRFKAEPERYVVLRVRFELEDAGGLSAPVKYAETARALGVEVGERVGLAAARETVLKLRAGKGMVLDAEDHDTWSAGSFFTNPILTDAEFAAFHARVGERLGVGTEPPAYPAGEGRTKTSAAWLIDKAGFTKGYGTGPARLSTKHTLALTNRGTATTEDLLTLAREIVTGVEAAFGVTLVNEPVMVGVSL from the coding sequence GTGCTCGAACTTCTGGACGCTCCGCTCGCCCCGCTGACCACGTTCCGGCTCGGGGGCCCCGCCGCCCGGCTGGTGACCGCGACCACCGACGCCGAGGTGATCGAGGCCGTGCGCGAGGCCGACGCCGCCGGGGCGCCGCTGCTGGTCGTCGGCGGCGGCTCCAACCTCGTCATCGGGGACAAGGGCTTCGCCGGGACGGCACTGCGGATCGCCACGCGCGGGTTCGAACTGCGGGGGACGACGCTGGAGCTGGCCGCCGGCGAGGTGTGGACCGACGCCGTCGCGCGCGTGGTGGACGCCGGGCTCGCCGGGATCGAGTGCCTGGCCGGGATCCCCGGGTCCGCCGGCGCGACGCCGATCCAGAACGTCGGGGCGTACGGCCAGGAGGTCGCCTCGACCGTCACCGAGGTCGTCGCCTACGACCGGCGCGCGGGCGAGACGGTCACGCTGACGAACGCCGAGTGCGCCTTCTCGTACCGGCACAGCCGCTTCAAGGCCGAGCCCGAGCGGTACGTCGTCCTGCGCGTCCGGTTCGAGCTGGAGGACGCGGGCGGGCTGTCGGCGCCCGTGAAGTACGCCGAGACCGCGCGGGCGCTCGGCGTCGAGGTGGGGGAGCGGGTCGGGCTCGCCGCCGCGCGCGAGACGGTGCTGAAGCTCCGCGCGGGCAAGGGGATGGTTCTCGACGCGGAGGACCACGACACCTGGTCCGCCGGTTCCTTCTTCACCAACCCGATCCTCACGGACGCCGAGTTCGCGGCGTTCCACGCGCGCGTGGGGGAGCGGCTGGGCGTCGGCACCGAGCCGCCCGCCTATCCGGCGGGGGAGGGCCGCACCAAGACCTCCGCCGCCTGGCTCATCGACAAGGCCGGCTTCACGAAGGGGTACGGCACCGGTCCCGCGCGCCTGTCCACCAAGCACACCCTCGCCCTCACCAACCGGGGCACCGCGACCACCGAGGACCTTCTCACGCTGGCCCGCGAGATCGTCACGGGCGTCGAGGCGGCGTTCGGAGTGACGCTGGTGAACGAGCCGGTGATGGTGGGCGTCAGCCTGTAG
- a CDS encoding adenosine deaminase, producing the protein MERVRDLSQLPKAHLHLHFTGSMRPATVLELADKYGVRLPEALSEALTSGEPPQLRATDERGWFRFQRLYDAARSCLREPDDIRRLVREAAEEDVRDGSGWLEIQVDPTSYAPRLGGLIPALEIILDAVETTSRETGLGMRVLVAANRMKHPLDARTLARLAVRYADRGVVGFGLSNDERRGMARDFDRAFAIAREGGLLSAPHGGELTGPSSVRDCLDDLHATRIGHGVRAAEDPRLLKRLAERGITCEVCPASNVALGVYEKPEDVPLRVLYDAGVPMALGADDPLLFGSRLAAQYEIARRHHDFTDEELADLARQSIRGSAAPEETRTKLLAGVDDWISGPGV; encoded by the coding sequence ATGGAGCGTGTACGTGATCTCTCTCAACTCCCCAAAGCCCATCTGCACCTGCACTTCACCGGTTCGATGCGGCCCGCGACCGTGCTGGAGCTGGCAGACAAGTACGGGGTGCGGCTGCCGGAGGCGCTGTCCGAGGCGCTGACCAGCGGGGAGCCGCCGCAGCTCAGGGCGACGGACGAGCGGGGCTGGTTCCGCTTCCAGCGGCTGTACGACGCCGCGCGCTCGTGCCTCAGGGAGCCCGACGACATCCGGCGGCTGGTGCGGGAGGCCGCCGAGGAGGACGTCAGGGACGGCTCCGGCTGGCTGGAGATCCAGGTCGACCCGACGTCGTACGCGCCCCGTCTCGGCGGGCTCATCCCGGCGCTGGAGATCATCCTCGACGCGGTGGAGACGACCTCCCGCGAGACGGGGCTCGGGATGCGGGTCCTGGTCGCCGCGAACCGTATGAAGCACCCGCTGGACGCCCGGACGCTGGCCCGGCTCGCCGTCCGGTACGCCGACCGGGGCGTCGTCGGCTTCGGGCTCTCCAACGACGAACGCCGGGGGATGGCCCGGGACTTCGACCGCGCGTTCGCGATCGCGCGCGAGGGCGGGCTGTTGTCGGCGCCGCACGGCGGTGAGCTGACCGGTCCCTCGTCCGTCCGCGACTGTCTGGACGACCTCCACGCGACCCGGATCGGCCACGGGGTCCGCGCGGCGGAGGATCCCCGCCTCCTGAAGCGCCTCGCCGAGCGGGGGATCACCTGCGAGGTCTGCCCCGCCTCCAACGTCGCCCTCGGCGTCTACGAAAAACCGGAGGACGTCCCCCTGCGGGTCCTCTACGACGCCGGCGTCCCCATGGCCCTCGGCGCCGACGACCCCCTCCTCTTCGGCTCCCGCCTCGCCGCGCAGTACGAGATCGCGCGCCGGCACCACGACTTCACCGACGAGGAACTGGCCGACCTCGCCCGCCAGTCGATCCGCGGCTCCGCCGCACCGGAGGAGACCCGGACGAAGCTGCTGGCGGGGGTGGACGACTGGATCTCGGGGCCGGGGGTGTGA
- a CDS encoding pyridoxal phosphate-dependent aminotransferase yields MSAPSSPTERRVSARVGSISESATLAVDAKAKALKAAGRPVIGFGAGEPDFPTPDYIVEAAVEACKNPKYHRYTPAGGLPELKAAIASKTLRDSGYQVDAAQVLVTNGGKQAIYEAFAAILDPGDEVIVPAPYWTTYPESIRLAGGVPVEVVADETTGYRVSVEQLEAARTAHTKVLLFVSPSNPTGAVYTRAQVEEIGRWAAEHGLWVLTDEIYEHLVYGDAEFHSLPVVVPELADKTIVVNGVAKTYAMTGWRVGWVIGPKDVVKAATNLQSHATSNVSNVAQVAALAAVSGDLAAVEEMKVAFDRRRKKIVSMLNEIDGVLCPEPEGAFYAYPSVKALLGKEIRGRRPATSVELAELILEEAEVAVVPGEAFGTPGYLRLSYALGDEDLVEGVSRLQKLLGEAK; encoded by the coding sequence ATGAGCGCTCCCTCCTCTCCCACCGAACGCCGGGTCTCCGCCCGCGTCGGCTCGATCTCCGAGTCCGCGACCCTCGCCGTGGACGCCAAGGCGAAGGCCCTGAAGGCCGCCGGGCGTCCGGTGATCGGGTTCGGCGCGGGTGAGCCCGACTTCCCGACCCCCGACTACATCGTCGAAGCGGCCGTCGAGGCGTGCAAGAACCCGAAGTACCACCGCTACACGCCGGCCGGGGGTCTGCCCGAGCTGAAGGCCGCGATCGCCTCGAAGACGCTGCGCGACTCCGGCTACCAGGTCGACGCCGCCCAGGTCCTCGTCACCAACGGCGGCAAGCAGGCCATCTACGAGGCGTTCGCCGCGATCCTCGACCCGGGCGACGAGGTCATCGTCCCGGCGCCGTACTGGACGACGTACCCGGAGTCGATCCGGCTGGCCGGCGGTGTCCCGGTGGAGGTCGTCGCCGACGAGACGACCGGCTACCGCGTCTCCGTCGAGCAGCTGGAGGCGGCGCGGACCGCGCACACCAAGGTCCTACTCTTCGTCTCGCCGTCCAACCCGACCGGCGCGGTCTACACGCGCGCGCAGGTCGAGGAGATCGGGCGCTGGGCCGCCGAGCACGGGCTGTGGGTGCTGACGGACGAGATCTACGAGCACCTGGTGTACGGGGACGCCGAGTTCCACTCGCTGCCGGTGGTCGTGCCGGAGCTGGCCGACAAGACGATCGTCGTCAACGGGGTCGCGAAGACGTACGCGATGACCGGCTGGCGCGTGGGCTGGGTCATCGGCCCCAAGGACGTCGTCAAGGCCGCGACGAACCTCCAGTCGCACGCGACGTCCAACGTCTCCAACGTCGCCCAGGTCGCCGCGCTCGCCGCGGTCTCCGGGGACCTCGCGGCCGTCGAGGAGATGAAGGTCGCGTTCGACCGGCGGCGCAAGAAGATCGTGTCGATGCTCAACGAGATCGACGGTGTGCTGTGCCCGGAGCCGGAGGGCGCGTTCTACGCGTACCCGTCCGTGAAGGCGCTGCTCGGCAAGGAGATCCGGGGGCGGCGTCCGGCCACCTCGGTGGAGCTGGCCGAGCTGATCCTGGAGGAGGCCGAGGTCGCGGTCGTCCCCGGTGAGGCGTTCGGGACGCCGGGGTATCTGCGGCTGTCGTACGCGCTGGGGGACGAGGACCTGGTCGAGGGTGTCTCGCGGCTGCAGAAGCTGCTGGGCGAGGCGAAGTAG
- the rplJ gene encoding 50S ribosomal protein L10: MARPDKAAAVAELTEQFRSSNAAVLTEYRGLTVAQLKTLRRSLGEDAQYAVVKNTLTKIAANEAGISTLDDLFNGPTAVAFITGDPVTSAKGLRDFAKDNPNLVIKGGVLDGKALSADEIKKLADLESREVLLSKLAGAMKGKQSQAASLFQALPTKLVRTVDALRAKQDEQGGAE; the protein is encoded by the coding sequence ATGGCAAGGCCCGACAAGGCTGCCGCGGTGGCCGAGCTGACGGAGCAGTTCCGCAGCTCGAACGCCGCCGTGCTGACCGAGTACCGGGGTCTCACCGTGGCGCAGCTGAAGACGCTGCGTCGTTCGCTCGGTGAAGACGCCCAGTACGCCGTGGTGAAGAACACGCTGACCAAGATTGCGGCCAACGAGGCCGGGATCTCGACGCTCGACGACCTGTTCAACGGTCCGACGGCGGTCGCCTTCATCACCGGTGACCCGGTGACGTCGGCGAAGGGTCTTCGTGACTTCGCCAAGGACAACCCGAACCTCGTCATCAAGGGCGGTGTCCTTGACGGCAAGGCGCTGTCCGCCGACGAGATCAAGAAGCTTGCGGACCTCGAGTCCCGCGAGGTTCTGCTCTCCAAGCTGGCCGGTGCCATGAAGGGCAAGCAGTCCCAGGCTGCCTCCCTCTTCCAGGCGCTGCCGACGAAGCTCGTCCGCACCGTGGACGCTCTTCGCGCCAAGCAGGACGAGCAGGGCGGTGCCGAGTAA
- a CDS encoding NAD(P)-dependent oxidoreductase, which translates to MKLTVLGATGGIGKEIVRQALDAGHEVTAVVRDPARLPVTGARLDVVRADLTDPEALRPALAGRDAVLSGLGPRGRGDAGIAARLTRTALAAMESTDVRRFLLVSASPVGPAPADDGPLDRFMRSAVSAVLRPVYDDLREMEADVARSAVDWTSVRPPRLQDKPVTGVYRKVIGGFPRAGRFIGRADVAHAMLAMIEEAGTVKQGVGVAY; encoded by the coding sequence ATGAAACTCACCGTTCTCGGCGCTACCGGAGGCATCGGCAAGGAGATCGTCCGCCAGGCCCTCGACGCGGGCCACGAAGTCACCGCCGTCGTCCGCGACCCCGCCCGCCTCCCCGTGACCGGCGCCCGCCTGGACGTCGTCCGCGCCGACCTCACCGACCCCGAGGCCCTGCGCCCCGCCCTGGCCGGCCGCGACGCCGTCCTCTCCGGCCTCGGCCCGCGCGGACGCGGCGACGCCGGCATCGCCGCCCGCCTGACCCGCACCGCCCTCGCGGCCATGGAGTCCACCGACGTCCGCCGCTTCCTCCTGGTCAGCGCCTCCCCCGTGGGCCCCGCCCCGGCCGACGACGGCCCGCTGGACCGCTTCATGCGCAGCGCCGTCTCGGCGGTCCTGCGTCCCGTCTATGACGACCTGCGCGAGATGGAGGCGGACGTGGCCCGCAGCGCCGTCGACTGGACGTCCGTCCGCCCGCCCCGCCTCCAGGACAAGCCCGTCACCGGGGTCTACCGCAAGGTGATCGGGGGCTTCCCGCGCGCGGGGAGGTTCATCGGCCGGGCGGACGTGGCCCACGCGATGCTGGCGATGATCGAGGAGGCGGGGACGGTGAAGCAGGGGGTGGGGGTGGCGTACTGA
- the rplA gene encoding 50S ribosomal protein L1 yields MSKRSKALRAADAKVDREKLYAPLEAVRLAKETSTSKFDGTVEVAFRLGVDPRKADQMVRGTVNLPHGTGKTARVLVFATGDRAAAAEAAGADIVGSDELIDEVAKGRLDFDAVVATPDLMGKVGRLGRVLGPRGLMPNPKTGTVTPDVAKAVTDIKGGKIEFRVDKHSNLHFIIGKTSFDDEKLVENYAAALEEITRLKPSAAKGRYIKKAAISTTIGPGIQVDPNRTRNLLVEEDPAAV; encoded by the coding sequence ATGAGCAAGCGCAGCAAGGCTCTTCGCGCTGCGGACGCCAAGGTCGACCGGGAGAAGCTGTACGCCCCGCTCGAGGCCGTCCGTCTCGCCAAGGAGACCTCCACCTCGAAGTTCGACGGCACCGTCGAGGTCGCCTTCCGCCTGGGTGTCGACCCGCGCAAGGCCGACCAGATGGTCCGTGGCACCGTGAACCTGCCGCACGGCACCGGCAAGACCGCCCGGGTCCTGGTCTTCGCGACCGGTGACCGTGCTGCCGCCGCGGAAGCCGCTGGCGCCGACATCGTCGGCTCCGACGAACTGATCGACGAGGTCGCCAAGGGCCGCCTGGACTTCGACGCCGTCGTCGCCACCCCGGACCTCATGGGCAAGGTCGGCCGCCTCGGCCGCGTGCTCGGTCCGCGTGGTCTGATGCCGAACCCGAAGACCGGCACCGTCACCCCGGACGTGGCCAAGGCCGTCACGGACATCAAGGGCGGCAAGATCGAGTTCCGCGTCGACAAGCACTCGAACCTGCACTTCATCATCGGCAAGACGTCGTTCGACGACGAGAAGCTGGTGGAGAACTACGCCGCGGCGCTGGAAGAGATCACGCGTCTCAAGCCGTCCGCCGCGAAGGGTCGTTACATCAAGAAGGCCGCGATCAGCACCACGATCGGCCCCGGCATCCAGGTCGACCCGAACCGCACCCGCAACCTCCTCGTCGAGGAGGACCCGGCCGCGGTCTGA